The DNA sequence TGATTGCGCACTCGATGTTCGGACCGCCCGCCTCTGCAGGTGCGACTGCGCTCGGAGTCGAGGTCATATGGGCAGACGAGGGCTCGCCGAGTCTCCAGGAACTCGCGGCCTCTAAGCCCGTCGAGTTCCCGATGGCAACCCACGAGAACGACACCGCCGTGATCCTGTACACCTCAGGAACCACGGGGAAGCCCAAGGGTGCAGAGCTCTCCCACTCAAACTTGTTGCTGAATTGCTCCGCCGTCGTGCCCAGGCTCCTGCCTCTTGCGACAGACGATGTGGCCCTCGCCACGCTCCCGCTGTTCCATTCATTTGGCCAGACGTGCATCCAGAATGCGACGATCGCGGCCGGTGGCACGATGACCCTGCTTCCGCGTTTCACACCCGAAGATGCGCTCGAGATCATGCAGCGGGACCGCGTCACGCTGTTCGCCGGTGTCCCCACCATGTATTTCGCCATCCTGAATCACGAAGGCGGCGAGAATTACGACCTGTCGAGTCTGCGTTACTGCATGACGGGAGGCGCGGCGATGCCCGTCGAAGTCATGCACTCGTTCGAAAAGAAGTACCCGGTGAAGATCCTCGAAGGCTACGGCCTGTCCGAAACATCGCCGGTGGCCAGCTTCAATCGACTCGACAAACCCCGCATACCCGGATCGATCGGTTATCCGGTCTGGGGTGTGGAACTCGCGATCTTCGACGAGAAGGACCAACCGGTACCGGAGGGTGAGCCAGGCGAGATCTGCATCCGCGGCCACAACATCATGAAGGGTTACTTCCAACGCCCGGAAGCCAGCGAAGAAGCTCTGCGCAATGGCTGGTTCCATTCGGGCGACGTCGGCATTCGCGACGCGGACGGATCCTACCGGATCGTCGATCGCAAGAAAGACATGATCATTCGCGGAGGCTTCAACGTCTACCCACGAGAGATCGAAGAGGTCCTGTACGCACACCCGGCCATCGCGGAAGCCGCAGTTATCGGCGTCGAACACGAGCGACACGGCGAGGAGATCAAGGCGGTGGTCGCTCTCGCACCCGGGCAATCGGCGAGTGAAGAAGAACTGATCGCGTACTCGAAGGAACGGCTTGCCGCCTACAAGTATCCGCGCAGCTTCCAGTTCCTGGACGAACTACCCAAGGGCCCCACCGGCAAGATCCTGAAACGGGAACTCAGCTAGGGAACCTCTGCACAG is a window from the bacterium genome containing:
- a CDS encoding long-chain fatty acid--CoA ligase, which translates into the protein MNLGSILATSARDRADHPAIRLNDRQINYSELDRAARGVAAGLRSRGLEPGDHVSLMVPNVPEFTIAYFGILYAGCTVVPLNVLLTAPEVEYHLTDSDSKLLIAHSMFGPPASAGATALGVEVIWADEGSPSLQELAASKPVEFPMATHENDTAVILYTSGTTGKPKGAELSHSNLLLNCSAVVPRLLPLATDDVALATLPLFHSFGQTCIQNATIAAGGTMTLLPRFTPEDALEIMQRDRVTLFAGVPTMYFAILNHEGGENYDLSSLRYCMTGGAAMPVEVMHSFEKKYPVKILEGYGLSETSPVASFNRLDKPRIPGSIGYPVWGVELAIFDEKDQPVPEGEPGEICIRGHNIMKGYFQRPEASEEALRNGWFHSGDVGIRDADGSYRIVDRKKDMIIRGGFNVYPREIEEVLYAHPAIAEAAVIGVEHERHGEEIKAVVALAPGQSASEEELIAYSKERLAAYKYPRSFQFLDELPKGPTGKILKRELS